One window of Sulfurospirillum sp. 1612 genomic DNA carries:
- a CDS encoding ATP-dependent helicase — protein sequence MQDILKELNQEQRSAAEHIDGPLLILAGAGSGKTKTITARVAYLISLGIDPANILTLTFTNKAANEMRDRALSLIGQVRYPPMLCTFHKFGLLFLKFHINKLERSNNFVVIDTDDKKRILKSFGSDMPLSLVASEISRYKNSLITPKEAFDKAEQQNYKKIAKLYEQYENYITSNNLVDFDDLLALTYKILDLDDELAHQISERYQYIMVDEYQDTNELQYKLLRKLCTAHNNLCVVGDDDQSIYGWRGANIKNILEFHKSFDAVKVTKLEVNYRSTNQILKAANELIEHNRERIGKKLESIHGDGKEIEFIESPDENYESKNIAARIKKLIKGGVEPKNIAVLYRINALSRSLEEGLNKEGISYNMVGGVKFYERTEIKDLISYLRVITNANDDFSIKRVINKPKRGLGKVTIDKLFKLAYEHKMSLYEYIVTHEDEVKKITSAKSFVALEDFIHNIQKLKEISADSTYDFIYELENCIKIREYYSMMPDALERVSNIDEFYGLFRDYVKQHPDMGAEDFLNDLALQSDQDQIDNENISIMSVHASKGLEFEYLFVIGLEEGFFPLIGDGSDIEEERRLGYVAITRAKRELVLSFVNSRFYKGRRAELMKSRFLKESGVCKGSLILEKTTSFKKGDLVKHKIFGIGRVFEISKVQREFKLKINFSGTKRDILASFIEKI from the coding sequence ATGCAAGACATACTCAAAGAGTTAAACCAAGAGCAACGCTCAGCAGCAGAACACATTGATGGACCGCTTTTGATTCTCGCAGGAGCGGGCAGCGGTAAGACGAAGACAATCACAGCACGAGTTGCTTATCTGATTTCTTTAGGGATTGACCCCGCAAATATTTTGACCCTCACCTTTACGAATAAAGCCGCCAATGAGATGCGCGATCGCGCGCTCTCTTTGATAGGACAAGTGCGCTACCCTCCGATGTTGTGTACTTTTCACAAATTTGGACTTTTGTTTCTGAAATTTCATATCAATAAATTAGAACGCAGTAATAATTTTGTCGTGATTGACACCGATGATAAAAAGCGTATTCTCAAGAGTTTTGGCTCCGACATGCCACTCTCTTTAGTCGCTAGTGAAATCTCTCGCTACAAAAATTCACTCATCACCCCCAAAGAAGCCTTTGATAAAGCAGAACAACAAAATTATAAAAAAATAGCCAAACTCTATGAGCAATATGAAAACTACATCACCAGTAATAATTTAGTCGATTTTGATGATTTATTGGCACTCACCTATAAGATATTAGATCTTGATGATGAACTCGCTCATCAAATCAGTGAACGATACCAATATATCATGGTGGATGAGTATCAAGATACCAATGAACTCCAATACAAACTTTTACGAAAACTCTGTACCGCGCACAATAATCTCTGTGTCGTGGGAGATGATGATCAGAGTATCTATGGCTGGCGGGGTGCTAATATTAAAAACATTTTGGAATTTCATAAATCTTTTGATGCGGTTAAAGTCACCAAATTAGAAGTCAATTATCGCTCCACCAACCAAATCTTAAAAGCGGCCAATGAATTGATTGAGCACAACAGAGAGCGTATTGGCAAGAAACTTGAGAGCATTCATGGCGATGGTAAAGAGATTGAATTTATCGAATCTCCTGATGAAAATTATGAGTCTAAAAATATTGCCGCGCGCATTAAAAAGTTGATTAAAGGCGGTGTTGAGCCTAAAAATATCGCCGTTTTATATCGTATCAATGCCTTGAGTCGATCTTTGGAAGAGGGGCTTAATAAAGAGGGTATCTCTTATAACATGGTCGGTGGTGTCAAATTTTATGAGCGAACAGAAATCAAAGATTTGATTAGCTATCTTAGAGTGATTACCAATGCTAATGATGATTTTTCGATTAAGCGTGTTATCAATAAGCCAAAGCGCGGGCTTGGTAAGGTGACCATTGATAAACTGTTTAAACTCGCTTATGAGCACAAAATGTCTCTGTATGAGTATATCGTCACGCATGAAGATGAAGTCAAAAAAATCACCAGTGCGAAGAGTTTTGTCGCATTAGAGGATTTTATTCATAATATTCAAAAACTCAAAGAAATCAGTGCGGATAGTACTTATGATTTTATCTATGAATTAGAAAATTGTATTAAGATACGAGAATATTACTCTATGATGCCCGATGCCCTTGAGCGGGTTTCCAATATTGATGAATTTTATGGTCTTTTTAGAGATTACGTCAAGCAACATCCTGATATGGGCGCTGAAGATTTTCTCAATGATTTGGCATTGCAAAGTGACCAAGACCAGATTGATAATGAAAATATTTCTATCATGAGCGTGCATGCGAGTAAAGGTTTGGAATTTGAATATCTTTTTGTCATCGGTTTGGAAGAGGGATTTTTCCCGCTGATTGGAGATGGTAGTGATATCGAAGAAGAACGCAGACTTGGCTATGTGGCGATTACACGAGCGAAGCGGGAGTTGGTGCTCAGTTTTGTAAATAGCAGATTTTATAAAGGTCGCCGAGCAGAGCTCATGAAGAGCCGATTTTTGAAAGAATCAGGGGTTTGTAAAGGGAGTTTAATCTTGGAGAAAACGACCTCTTTTAAAAAGGGTGATTTGGTCAAACACAAGATTTTTGGTATCGGTCGCGTCTTTGAGATTAGCAAGGTGCAGCGAGAATTTAAACTCAAGATAAATTTTAGCGGTACCAAGAGAGATATTTTAGCCTCTTTTATAGAAAAAATATGA